Proteins encoded together in one Coregonus clupeaformis isolate EN_2021a chromosome 30, ASM2061545v1, whole genome shotgun sequence window:
- the LOC121570540 gene encoding orexin: MCFNTKHRTTVPGMDTGCSSTKKLKVVILMLLVSHLACDAQEVANCCRQKSHSCRLYVLLCRSGNGTGTRGSLTDDAAAGILTLGKRKETDERRFQSRLNQLLHGSRNQAAGILTMGKRTEDTAEPLMHLFPILETAPTTTAQSVLQLPFK; this comes from the exons ATGTGTTTCAACACAAAGCACCGGACTACAGTACCAGGGATGGACACAGGATGCTCATCCACCAAG AAACTCAAAGTTGTCATCTTGATGCTACTCGTCTCTCATCTGGCCTGTGACGCTCAGGAGGTTGCCAACTGTTGCAGACAGAAATCCCACTCCTGCCGCCTTTACGTCCTACTCTGTCGCTCAGGTAATGGGACGGGGACAAGGGGATCCCTCACTGATGACGCAGCCGCTGGCATCCTCACACTCGGTAAACGGAAAGAAACTGATGAACGTCGTTTCCAGAGCCGGTTGAATCAGCTACTCCACGGGTCACGGAACCAAGCGGCGGGAATCTTGACGATGGGGAAGAGGACCGAAGACACAGCAGAACCGCTCATGCACTTGTTTCCCATTTTAGAGACGGCCCCCACCACCACAGCCCAGTCGGTTTTACAACTACCATTCAAATGA